One genomic window of Leptospira paudalimensis includes the following:
- a CDS encoding MBOAT family O-acyltransferase, whose translation MLFNSIDYFFFFIACYITYWISPSRFRKYILIVFSLLFYGYWSGSFLIHFVLFIIITHLCVIGILKTKRKIFLILGVSINLLNLCFFKYVLTYLKYLMSEGELTIPFFQSLSEFVLPLAISFYTFQMIAYLVDAWRGKFTESPFVNFLLFILFFPQLIAGPIMRHDDFYDQIDHAKLTLDFVQRGIFHILSGLIKKVLIADQIAKLINPVYANPGEYDGVSIFLSTFAFSFQVYGDFSGYTDLARGSAFLLGYEIPENFRSPFLSVSFAELWSRWHYTLSTWIRDYLYIPLGGNRVTELRYNINTIIVMSLSGLWHGNTYTFFLWGFFHGIFLSIERFAYGKPNRSSMTPLKKFLAVIWIFTIFSVLATFFRIDTLEKISTFWSSVINLKGKIIYKPDFWGLMIGSYILQFIEYKNYFKDKLEPYIVWLVPVCTLLVYYALVKIEAATETFIYFQF comes from the coding sequence ATGCTGTTCAATTCGATTGATTATTTCTTTTTCTTTATTGCTTGTTATATCACTTATTGGATCTCACCTTCTCGGTTTCGCAAATATATCCTAATCGTTTTCTCATTATTATTTTATGGATACTGGAGTGGTTCGTTTTTAATACACTTCGTACTTTTTATCATTATTACTCACCTTTGTGTGATTGGAATTCTAAAAACGAAAAGGAAAATATTCCTTATACTGGGAGTATCCATAAATTTATTAAATTTATGTTTTTTTAAATATGTATTAACCTATTTAAAATACCTAATGTCAGAAGGTGAATTAACCATTCCCTTTTTCCAATCTTTATCCGAATTTGTATTACCTCTAGCAATTAGCTTCTATACGTTTCAAATGATTGCTTACCTCGTTGATGCTTGGAGAGGTAAATTCACGGAATCACCTTTCGTTAATTTTTTACTATTTATTTTATTTTTTCCACAACTGATTGCTGGGCCCATCATGCGTCATGACGATTTTTATGACCAAATTGACCACGCAAAACTTACATTAGATTTTGTACAACGTGGGATCTTTCATATACTTTCAGGACTTATCAAAAAGGTACTAATCGCAGATCAAATCGCAAAATTAATCAATCCTGTTTATGCCAATCCAGGTGAATATGATGGGGTCTCGATTTTTTTATCAACATTTGCCTTTTCATTCCAAGTTTATGGTGATTTTTCCGGTTACACAGACCTAGCAAGAGGATCTGCATTTTTGTTAGGATATGAAATTCCGGAAAACTTTCGATCCCCGTTTCTATCTGTTAGTTTTGCAGAATTATGGAGCCGGTGGCATTATACACTTTCAACATGGATCAGAGATTACCTCTACATACCATTGGGAGGAAACCGCGTTACAGAATTGAGATATAATATAAACACAATCATCGTGATGTCATTGTCTGGTTTGTGGCATGGAAACACTTACACCTTTTTTCTTTGGGGGTTTTTTCACGGAATTTTTCTATCCATCGAGAGATTTGCCTATGGTAAACCTAACAGAAGCTCTATGACGCCATTAAAAAAATTCCTGGCTGTTATTTGGATTTTTACAATTTTTTCCGTTCTTGCTACATTTTTCAGAATCGATACTCTAGAAAAAATATCAACGTTTTGGTCTTCCGTTATCAATCTAAAAGGAAAAATTATTTATAAACCCGATTTCTGGGGACTCATGATTGGTAGTTATATCTTACAATTTATTGAATATAAAAATTATTTTAAAGATAAATTAGAACCTTATATAGTTTGGTTGGTACCAGTTTGTACACTCCTCGTTTATTATGCTTTAGTGAAGATTGAAGCTGCTACCGAAACCTTTATCTATTTCCAATTCTGA
- a CDS encoding acetoacetate--CoA ligase codes for MSQNPLWTPVSHSNNLINFQHRLETKLGKSFPDYVSFHQFSTDESQIFWKEWLQESGLILKTPTTQTFMMGKQFSETKWFPGATFNFAENLLEKGNPKQEAIVFYGEDGGVQRLTYHELKLEVIKLRKHLLSLGIQKGDRVVGIVPNAPISTIGMLATTSLGAIWSSASPDFGVKGILDRFEQIFPKVVISVESYSFKGKEISIIEKLEEITQTLFSAKNSEFKQTILYEFLNPIKDFGKIYNPIRYQDLSPTKDESIDYVPISFSDPVYIMFSSGTTGLPKCIVQGGGVLLNHTKELALHSNVSEGDRFFYYTTCGWMMWNWSQSVLALGATLYQFDGNPFYPNWETLWSMAEKESIQVFGTSAKYLSVLEEEGISVKSKYSLPDLKVILSTGSPLPVSGFHYVYEKIKTDVQLSSISGGTDLNGCFALGNPSLPVYAGQIQCKGLGMDVQVFDSMGRSVTGEKGELVCPTPFPSMPLFFWNDESGAKYKAAYFETYDNIWCHGDFASITPENGVIIYGRSDATLNPGGVRIGTADIYSVVSKIEEIKDSVIIGQDYKDDVRVVLFVVLADGVQLDDRLVKKIKEQIKNETSPRHVPSIILTVPEIPYTINGKKVEIAVKQTVAGLEVKNKNALANPNALDFFKDRKELMQ; via the coding sequence ATGTCGCAAAATCCTCTATGGACTCCAGTTTCCCATTCTAACAACCTCATCAATTTCCAACATCGTCTTGAAACAAAATTGGGGAAATCCTTTCCTGATTATGTTTCCTTCCATCAATTTTCTACCGATGAATCTCAAATTTTTTGGAAGGAGTGGCTACAAGAATCAGGGCTGATTCTAAAAACCCCGACTACCCAAACTTTTATGATGGGGAAACAGTTTTCTGAAACAAAATGGTTTCCTGGTGCTACTTTCAATTTTGCTGAAAACTTACTGGAGAAAGGGAATCCAAAACAAGAAGCGATTGTGTTTTATGGGGAAGACGGAGGTGTACAAAGGTTAACATACCATGAATTAAAATTAGAGGTCATTAAATTACGTAAACACTTACTTTCGTTAGGAATTCAAAAAGGTGATCGCGTTGTAGGAATTGTTCCGAATGCTCCCATTTCTACGATTGGCATGTTGGCAACAACATCGTTAGGTGCTATTTGGTCCAGTGCTTCACCTGATTTTGGAGTGAAAGGGATATTGGATCGATTTGAACAAATTTTTCCTAAGGTAGTGATTTCTGTGGAATCCTATTCATTCAAAGGAAAGGAAATTTCGATCATTGAAAAATTGGAAGAGATCACCCAAACTTTATTTTCAGCAAAAAATTCCGAATTCAAACAAACAATCTTATATGAGTTTTTGAATCCTATTAAAGATTTTGGTAAGATTTATAATCCGATTCGTTACCAAGATTTATCACCAACAAAGGACGAATCAATCGATTATGTTCCTATCAGTTTTTCTGATCCAGTTTACATCATGTTTTCATCTGGAACAACTGGTCTTCCTAAATGCATTGTCCAAGGTGGGGGAGTATTACTCAATCATACTAAAGAACTGGCGTTACATAGTAATGTATCAGAAGGAGATCGGTTTTTTTATTATACAACCTGTGGTTGGATGATGTGGAATTGGTCTCAATCTGTATTGGCATTGGGTGCAACCTTATACCAGTTTGATGGGAATCCATTTTATCCCAATTGGGAAACCCTTTGGAGTATGGCAGAAAAAGAATCCATTCAAGTTTTTGGAACCAGTGCCAAGTACTTATCTGTATTGGAAGAAGAAGGAATTTCTGTAAAATCGAAATACTCACTTCCAGATTTAAAAGTGATTCTTTCGACAGGTTCTCCCTTGCCAGTTTCTGGTTTTCACTATGTATATGAAAAAATAAAAACAGATGTTCAATTATCTTCAATCTCAGGCGGAACGGATTTAAATGGATGTTTTGCTTTAGGTAATCCCAGCTTACCCGTGTATGCTGGTCAAATTCAGTGTAAGGGTTTGGGAATGGATGTCCAAGTTTTTGACAGTATGGGAAGATCTGTCACTGGAGAAAAGGGTGAATTGGTTTGTCCCACTCCATTCCCTTCTATGCCATTATTCTTTTGGAATGATGAATCAGGTGCAAAATATAAGGCAGCTTATTTTGAAACTTATGATAATATCTGGTGTCATGGAGATTTTGCTTCGATCACTCCAGAGAATGGTGTCATTATCTACGGAAGATCAGATGCTACACTGAATCCCGGAGGAGTACGTATCGGAACTGCAGACATTTATTCTGTCGTTTCTAAAATTGAAGAAATTAAGGATTCGGTGATCATTGGGCAAGACTACAAAGATGATGTGAGAGTTGTATTATTTGTTGTTTTAGCAGATGGAGTCCAACTGGATGATCGTTTGGTTAAAAAAATCAAAGAACAAATTAAAAATGAAACTTCACCTAGGCACGTTCCCTCAATCATTTTAACAGTACCAGAAATTCCTTATACGATCAATGGGAAAAAAGTAGAAATTGCTGTTAAACAAACTGTTGCTGGTCTCGAAGTAAAAAATAAAAATGCTTTGGCAAATCCCAATGCACTCGATTTTTTCAAAGATAGAAAAGAGTTAATGCAATGA
- a CDS encoding c-type cytochrome: MILYGCYSENDSITKEPPPPKATTVPLPEAMYIQNGCISCHGPEGNGRGTRTHLLKGSRIPNFQDRTTYLNGSSKESIANSIKNGIPGTYMKAYSHMRKNEINALAEYIQKMQKNNR, from the coding sequence ATGATTCTATATGGTTGTTATTCAGAAAATGATTCTATCACCAAAGAACCACCCCCACCGAAAGCAACCACAGTCCCTTTACCTGAGGCGATGTACATTCAAAATGGATGTATCTCTTGCCATGGACCTGAAGGAAATGGAAGAGGTACTCGGACACATTTACTTAAAGGAAGTCGGATTCCTAATTTCCAAGATCGTACAACATATCTGAATGGTTCCTCCAAAGAATCCATTGCAAACAGTATCAAAAATGGAATCCCTGGAACATACATGAAAGCATATTCACATATGCGTAAAAACGAAATCAATGCATTGGCAGAATATATTCAAAAAATGCAAAAAAACAATCGTTAA